Proteins found in one Epinephelus fuscoguttatus linkage group LG4, E.fuscoguttatus.final_Chr_v1 genomic segment:
- the usb1 gene encoding U6 snRNA phosphodiesterase 1 isoform X2 — MLVGYSSSSSSEEESEAATTATQNRSLSRKCQEDDGGNDDSPEKKKPRIEEQVPKTRLPLPGCLLAMFPDEVDPQTEDSSLHGGRLRSFKHERGNWATYVYFPYNIEEEFGELLEELLSLARARGVVLTPQEEFHLSLSQTVVLRHHWIQPFTQSLRAGLVHCKRFVCSAGRLKVYCNAERTRTFLGMEVCTGHAQLLHLVQVVDRTMTEFHLDTFYKDPSFHVSLAWCVGDLTEQMKECIQGMQSLVDDHEEGPYVLRLDCEELRCRTGNKVFRFPLEP, encoded by the exons ATGTTGGTtggttacagcagcagcagcagctcggAGGAGGAAAGTGAGGCGGCGACAACAGCGACTCAAAACAGAAGTTTGTCACGAAAGTGTCAAGAGGATGATGGTGGTAACGACGACAGCCCAGAGAAAAAGAAACCCAGAATTGAGGAACAGGTCCCTAAGACAAG GCTGCCTCTCCCTGGTTGCCTGTTGGCCATGTTTCCAGATGAAGTGGACCCACAAACCGAGGACAGCTCCCTTCATGGTGGACGCCTCCGCTCCTTCAAACATGAGAGAGGCAACTGGGCCACTTATGTTTATTTTCCAT ACAATATTGAGGAGGAGTTTGGGGAGTTATTGGAGGAGCTGCTGTCATTAGCCAGGGCCCGTGGTGTGGTTTTGACCCCGCAGGAGGAGTTCCACCTCAGCCTGTCTCAGACAGTGGTGCTTAGACATCACTGGATCCAACCCTTCACCCAGAGCCTCAGGGCAGGCCTGGTGCACTGCAAGAG GTTTGTGTGCTCAGCGGGCAGACTGAAGGTCTATTGTAACGCTGAGAGGACGAG GACATTTCTGGGGATGGAAGTGTGTACTGGGCATGCTCAGCTGTTGCACCTGGTCCAAGTAGTGGACAGAACAATGACAGAGTTTCACCTGGACACTTTCTATAAG GATCCATCTTTCCACGTGAGTCTGGCCTGGTGTGTTGGAGACTTGACAGAACAGATGAAGGAGTGCATACAGGGGATGCAG AGTCTGGTCGATGACCACGAAGAAGGCCCTTATGTGCTAAGGCTGGACTGCGAGGAGCTGCGCTGCAGGACGGGAAACAAGGTCTTCCGCTTCCCTCTGGAGCCTTAA
- the usb1 gene encoding U6 snRNA phosphodiesterase 1 isoform X1, translating into MPVYRRMLVGYSSSSSSEEESEAATTATQNRSLSRKCQEDDGGNDDSPEKKKPRIEEQVPKTRLPLPGCLLAMFPDEVDPQTEDSSLHGGRLRSFKHERGNWATYVYFPYNIEEEFGELLEELLSLARARGVVLTPQEEFHLSLSQTVVLRHHWIQPFTQSLRAGLVHCKRFVCSAGRLKVYCNAERTRTFLGMEVCTGHAQLLHLVQVVDRTMTEFHLDTFYKDPSFHVSLAWCVGDLTEQMKECIQGMQSLVDDHEEGPYVLRLDCEELRCRTGNKVFRFPLEP; encoded by the exons ATGCCAGTCTACCGTAG GATGTTGGTtggttacagcagcagcagcagctcggAGGAGGAAAGTGAGGCGGCGACAACAGCGACTCAAAACAGAAGTTTGTCACGAAAGTGTCAAGAGGATGATGGTGGTAACGACGACAGCCCAGAGAAAAAGAAACCCAGAATTGAGGAACAGGTCCCTAAGACAAG GCTGCCTCTCCCTGGTTGCCTGTTGGCCATGTTTCCAGATGAAGTGGACCCACAAACCGAGGACAGCTCCCTTCATGGTGGACGCCTCCGCTCCTTCAAACATGAGAGAGGCAACTGGGCCACTTATGTTTATTTTCCAT ACAATATTGAGGAGGAGTTTGGGGAGTTATTGGAGGAGCTGCTGTCATTAGCCAGGGCCCGTGGTGTGGTTTTGACCCCGCAGGAGGAGTTCCACCTCAGCCTGTCTCAGACAGTGGTGCTTAGACATCACTGGATCCAACCCTTCACCCAGAGCCTCAGGGCAGGCCTGGTGCACTGCAAGAG GTTTGTGTGCTCAGCGGGCAGACTGAAGGTCTATTGTAACGCTGAGAGGACGAG GACATTTCTGGGGATGGAAGTGTGTACTGGGCATGCTCAGCTGTTGCACCTGGTCCAAGTAGTGGACAGAACAATGACAGAGTTTCACCTGGACACTTTCTATAAG GATCCATCTTTCCACGTGAGTCTGGCCTGGTGTGTTGGAGACTTGACAGAACAGATGAAGGAGTGCATACAGGGGATGCAG AGTCTGGTCGATGACCACGAAGAAGGCCCTTATGTGCTAAGGCTGGACTGCGAGGAGCTGCGCTGCAGGACGGGAAACAAGGTCTTCCGCTTCCCTCTGGAGCCTTAA
- the lcat gene encoding phosphatidylcholine-sterol acyltransferase, protein MGSAGHLCSVLLVVVLLGLQHSSAFWIINIVFPPNAKARVPSNSTPPLIIVPGNLGNRLEAKIDKPTLVHWLCYKKTEHWFPLWIDLNMFMPIGVDCWIDNIRLVYNRTTRLSSNSPGVQVRVPGFGQTYPIEFLDNNKLAGYFYTMVQHLVNVGYIRNETVRGAPYDWRYAPNENEEYFVRLRDLTEEMYDQYQEPVYLLGHSMGSHYVLYFLNHQPQAWKDKYIRGFISLAAPWGGAVKPLRVLTSGENDGIPMISTIKIREEQRMTTTNPWMLPSEDVWPKDHVFISTPTVNYTHQDYQRLFTDIDYEDGWHMWEDTKNLTSDLHPPGVEVWCMYGVGLPTPVTYIYDEEFPNSDPVDFVYADGDDTVDSFSMSLCKRWAGQQDKPVHVTEFRGLAHLDIVFHERVLNLIQQILEGKSETPKEIDIRFQPI, encoded by the exons ATGGGATCCGCAGGACACCTCTGCTCGGTGCTGCTGGTTGTAGTTCTGCTGGGGCTGCAGCACTCCTCAGCTTTCTGGATCATCAACATTGTCTTCCCGCCCAACGCCAAAGCCAGAGTACCAAGCAACAGCACTCCACCACTCATTATAG TGCCAGGGAACTTGGGGAATCGTCTGGAAGCTAAAATAGACAAGCCGACACTGGTCCACTGGTTGTGCTACAAGAAAACCGAACACTGGTTCCCCCTGTGGATTGACCTCAACATGTTCATGCCTATAGGTGTAGACTGCTGGATTGATAACATTAG ACTTGTTTACAACAGGACGACTCGGCTATCATCCAACTCACCAGGGGTGCAGGTGCGGGTGCCAGGTTTTGGGCAGACATATCCCATTGAGTTTCTTGACAATAACAAACTGGCTG GTTATTTTTACACCATGGTGCAACATTTGGTCAACGTGGGATACATCCGCAATGAGACAGTCCGAGGAGCACCGTATGATTGGAGATATGCTCCTA ATGAGAATGAAGAGTATTTTGTAAGGCTGCGGGACCTGACTGAGGAGATGTACGACCAGTACCAGGAGCCTGTCTACCTGCTGGGACACAGCATGGGCAGCCACTACGTCCTTTACTTCCTCAACCACCAGCCTCAGGCATGGAAGGACAAGTACATCAGAGGCTTCATTTCTCTGGCAGCTCCATGGGGGGGTGCTGTTAAACCACTTAGAGTCCTGACATCAG GTGAAAACGACGGCATCCCGATGATTTCCACCATCAAGATCCGCGAGGAGCAGAGGATGACAACAACTAATCCCTGGATGCTGCCGTCTGAGGATGTCTGGCCAAAGGACCATGTCTTCATCTCCACACCAACTGTTAACTACACCCACCAGGACTACCAGCGCCTCTTCACAGACATCGATTATGAGGATGGCTG GCACATGTGGGAGGACACCAAGAATCTTACTAGTGATCTCCACCCACCTGGCGTGGAGGTGTGGTGCATGTATGGTGTGGGGCTTCCAACTCCCGTGACATACATTTACGACGAGGAGTTTCCCAACTCAGACCCAGTGGACTTTGTTTACGCCGACGGGGATGACACAGTGGACAGCTTCAGCATGAGTCTTTGCAAACGCTGGGCGGGACAGCAGGACAAGCCCGTCCATGTCACAGAGTTCCGAGGACTGGCCCACCTGGACATAGTGTTCCACGAGAGGGTGCTCAACCTAATCCAGCAAATCCTGGAGGGCAAATCAGAGACACCCAAAGAGATTGACATCCGATTTCAACCCATATAG
- the pla2g15 gene encoding group XV phospholipase A2, whose product MAAWHRITALSSLLQVGLLLLLLSARSSGRPLEKCPGDKPCQLAKPPVVLIPGDLGNQLEAKLDKPSVVHYICYKKTDTFFTLWLNLELLVPVAIDCWIDNIRLIYNSTTHSTTSPPGVDIRVPGFGQTYSLEYLDPSKRSVGMYFFTIVQALVEWGYTRDDDVRGAPYDWRKAPNENKEYFQRLQDMIEEMAEKAGGPVVLIAHSMGNMYTLYFLNQQPQAWKDRYIKAFIALGPPWAGVAKTLRVVTSGDNNRIPVISPLKIRSQQRTAVSTSWLLPYAHSWPKDQVLVQTPTANYTVLDYKRFYTDIGFEDGWLMRQDTEPLVADLTPPGVAVHCLYGSGVPTSQAFQYSDKFPDVEPTVVYGEGDGTVNLNSAIQCGRWVGKQKQPVKLQELPGNEHVNMLLNFTTVAYIKTVLFSP is encoded by the exons ATGGCGGCTTGGCACCGGATAACCGCCCTCTCTTCGCTGCTCCAAGTCGGtttgttattgttgctgttgtcgGCTCGGAGCAGCGGGAGACCGTTGGAAAAATGTCCCGGCGACAAGCCTTGTCAGCTAGCGAAACCTCCCGTGGTCCTCA TTCCAGGGGATTTAGGAAACCAGTTGGAGGCGAAGCTGGATAAACCCAGTGTGGTCCATTACATCTGCTACAAAAAGACCGACACCTTCTTCACTCTGTGGCTCaacctggagctgctggtccctGTGGCCATAGACTGCTGGATAGACAACATAAG GCTGATTTACAACAGCACCACACACAGCACCACGTCCCCTCCGGGCGTGGACATCCGCGTCCCGGGGTTCGGACAGACGTATTCACTGGAGTATCTGGACCCCAGCAAACGCAGTGTGG GCATGTACTTCTTCACTATAGTGCAGGCGCTGGTGGAGTGGGGCTACACCAgagatgatgatgtcagaggagCTCCCTATGATTGGAGGAAAGCTCCCA ATGAGAATAAAGAGTATTTCCAGAGGCTGCAGGACATGATTGAAGAGATGGCGGAGAAGGCTGGCGGGCCCGTGGTGCTCATTGCTCACAGCATGGGCAACATGTACACCTTGTACTTCCTCAACCAGCAGCCACAGGCCTGGAAAGACAGATACATCAAAGCTTTCATCGCTCTGGGACCGCCATGGGCAGGGGTGGCCAAGACCCTCCGCGTGGTCACCTCTG GTGACAATAACCGCATCCCTGTGATCAGCCCATTGAAGATTCGCTCCCAACAACGCACTGCTGTCTCCACCTCCTGGCTGCTCCCCTACGCCCACTCTTGGCCCAAAGATCAG GTCTTGGTGCAGACGCCCACCGCTAACTACACTGTGCTGGACTACAAGCGTTTCTACACAGACATTGGTTTTGAGGACGGCTGGCTGATGCGGCAGGACACGGAACCGCTGGTGGCTGACCTCACTCCCCCTGGCGTGGCTGTTCACTGCCTGTACGGCAGTGGCGTCCCGACGTCACAGGCCTTCCAGTACTCTGACAAGTTCCCCGATGTGGAGCCCACGGTGGTGTACGGTGAAGGTGACGGGACGGTGAACCTAAATAGCGCCATCCAGTGCGGTCGGTGGGTGGGAAAGCAAAAACAGCCTGTGAAGTTACAAGAGCTTCCGGGGAACGAACATGTGAACATGTTGTTGAACTTCACGACTGTGGCTTACATCAAGACTGTGCTGTTCTCCCCCTGA